CATCAATTCCTACAAAGCGTACACTTGGGAAACGCTTCATCAATTGATGAATTCTACCTTGAATAACGCTTGATTGATAAGATTGATTTACAGACCACAGGTAATACAAGTTGATTATTGGGCGAGGTGTATCCTTAAAACAAACTGTTTTTTTATCAGGAGTAACAAGATCAAAATCAGGAGGAAAATTTCCTTTCTGTAATGCAAAAGTATTGGCAAATACTTGATTTAATTCCTCCCGATGTTTACTTTCTTGATTGAAACCATCGTACAAATTAACATAATTCCTGCTACTGGTTTCATCTTGAATATGGAACAAAAAAGCATAAGCCGCATTTCTAAATAATGCGTCACGCAAATCTCCCGAACCAAAAATACTATCAATAATTCCCAGCTTATTAATATGAAAGTCAGGCACTTTATTGATATCTTCTGATAAATCGTGTTGCTTGGAGTTTTTACGATATGTAGTAAACGACAAATTATTGATAAACATCACCATATAGCTGTAATACGGACGAAAATAAGCTAGAAACGTGTTGTTAAAATCAATATCCGACCTATAATCATAAAAATCTTTGGGTAGTTTATTAACCACACACTCGTTCATCTTCCTTTGATGCATAAAAGGATAAAGCTCTATCTCTTTATTAACCAAAGACATTGTGCTTACTTGGGTTATTGCTTTGGCTTTCTCTGATAGGGTAGGATTTGCTTTTAAAAAATCGACATATTCTTGTTCCTTTACCCTTCGAACAGAGTCTGTTTTCTGTTTAAAATCCTTAGGAGACATTCTATGAAATTTCTTAAAAACTTCGCGAAATGATTCATTCTCTTCCAATTGGCTTGTAATATAAGTATTTACAATAGCGTCTTTACCAGAAAAAGACATCGTTTTTTTGAAATCCAACAGATTGGCGAAAACCGTCAAACTATCACCAGGTTCCAAATACACATAATGGTACTCTTGGTCAATAGCAAAATGGTATAATTTTTCGGTATTTGTATCGATTGAGAAACTAAAGGTTTTGTCTTTATCCAAAACTACAGAGTCCACCGCCTTATCGTTTAAATAAAGAATAACCAAGGAATCTTTTGAATTCACCAAGTACCCTCCGAAGTAGGTTTGGTTTTGCTGCTTGGTCTGGCAAGAATTACAGGACATAAGAGACAAACCAAAAATAACTATCGGCAGAACTAATACTAGTATTTTTTTTATAAAGCTTTTCATCAATCATTCATCATTAAATCTTCTACACTTCTCCTTTCAAATTGATTTAAGGCGACAAAAATAGCTCCCACACACTTATTAATGAGTTAATAAGCTGTTAAATATTAAACATTTATGATTTAATTAAGAATAAAGACAGCTATGTCGTTAATTTGAAGCAAATCATTTAAAACTATCTATAATTTTTTATAAGTGATTTTACTAACAATATCACTGTAGGCATAGCCTTGTTAGCAGCGTTTAGCACTTCCTCGTGTGAAACGTCTGGCGCAATTTCTGGACCGCCCAAATCAGTAATGACCGACAAGGCACAAACCTCCATATTCTGATGTCTGGCAACAATAACCTCTGGTACGGTACTCATACCCACAGCATCAGCTCCCAAAATACGCACCATTCCGTATTCAGCAGGAGTTTCAAAGGAAGGACCTTGTAAGCCCAAATACACGCCTTTCTGAACTTTTATTTGATTTTGAGCCGCAATACGCTCCAATTCAGCAATCATTTGGTGGCTGTAAGGTTTGCTCATATCAGGAAAACGCACCCCAAATTCTTCCAAATTTTTACCTCGCAAAGGATGCTCAGGAAACATATTGATATGATCACGTATTATCATCACATCACCAATAGCAAAATCAGGATTTACCCCACCCGAAGCATTCGATACAATCAAACGTTTAATGCCCAATTGATGAAATACCCGAATAGGAAAGGTTACCTCCTGCATACTGTATCCTTCATAATAGTGAGCACGACCTGCCATCATCAACACATACCGCCCTTCTATTTTTCCGTAGATAAGCTTACCGCTATGCCCAGCAACAGTTGATTTTGGAAAATTAGGAATGTTTTTGTATTTGATTTCAGAGATAACCTCTACTTCGTCTTGGAGTTTACTTAGCCCTGAACCCAAAATGATGGCAAATTCAGGAGTATGTTCTGAAATGTAAGATTGAATAATACGAGCTGTTTCGCTTATTTTTTGATAGATGTCCATTTTTCCCATTTTTTTAAGTACACAAATATAAGAAAAAATCAAGAAGAAAACACGCGTATTAGTGTGAAAAATAAGTTAAAAGCCATCTTGATAATAGGCTATCAGATGGCTTTTATCTTAAAAAACATTAAAAAGAATTACCAGAATAAGGCGTACAAAACAACCAGCATAATAATTATCGTGTAAGACGCCAGATTGAATGTAGTGTCAGTTTTAAATGTATTGGAATTGGTAATAATAGCCCTCTCGCTAACAACTCCTTTATTATCAAAGTAGCTGATAACGGCAATAATAATCATTGAAACAATCCAAGTAATCATCATTTGGTGCATCCAAGGAAGAATTACAAACAAACTGCTTATAGATGAATCCGCCATCCAACCATTAGGTCCCACCTTAAAGTAGAAAGCAATCACTGCGGAGAGCAAAATCCCCCAAATAGCACCTTTATTGGTTGCTCTTTTGTAGAACAGTCCCATCATAAACACCGCCAAAATACCTGGGCTTACCAAGCCTGTATATTCTTGAATATATTGAAACATTTGATTGATATTCCCTAAAGCAGGCGCAACAAACAAAGCAATTACCAGAGCTACAGCCGCAGAAATTCGACCTACATTAACCAACTGTTTTTGCGAAGCGTTTTTATTGATATTTTGTTTGTAAATATCCATAGTGAATATGGTTGCTGTAGAGTTTAGCATTGACGCCAATGAAGAAACAATAGCAGCGGCTAGTGCTGCCACAACCAATCCTTTAATCCCTGAAGGGATAAATGTTTTTATTAGCCAAGGATAAGCATTATCGTTCATTATATTTCCGTCTGCACCAACAAATGCTTCTTTAACGCCATCTATCACAGCTGTTCCATTACCTCCTTGATACATTACATAAGCCACAATACCAGGAATAACCACCAAAATAGGAACAATCATTTTTAAGAAGGCGGCAAACACAATTCCTTTTTGTGATTCTTTTAAAGACTTTGCTGCCAAAGTACGCTGTATGATGTATTGGTTAAAGCCCCAATAGTATAAATTAGCCACCCAAAGTCCACCAACGAGTACAGCAATACC
This genomic window from Capnocytophaga canimorsus contains:
- a CDS encoding purine-nucleoside phosphorylase; protein product: MGKMDIYQKISETARIIQSYISEHTPEFAIILGSGLSKLQDEVEVISEIKYKNIPNFPKSTVAGHSGKLIYGKIEGRYVLMMAGRAHYYEGYSMQEVTFPIRVFHQLGIKRLIVSNASGGVNPDFAIGDVMIIRDHINMFPEHPLRGKNLEEFGVRFPDMSKPYSHQMIAELERIAAQNQIKVQKGVYLGLQGPSFETPAEYGMVRILGADAVGMSTVPEVIVARHQNMEVCALSVITDLGGPEIAPDVSHEEVLNAANKAMPTVILLVKSLIKNYR
- a CDS encoding sodium/sugar symporter; its protein translation is MHSFSTLDYVIFALYAIVILSVGLFVSRSKKDNKTAEDYFLASKSLPWWAIGASLIAANISAEQFIGMSGSGFALGLAIASYEWMAALTLIIVGKYFLPIFIEKGLYTIPEFIEKRYSTNLKSILAIFWVALFVFVNLTSVLFLGGKALQVVLGVDPVYAMIGLALFAAAYSLWGGLSAVAWTDVIQVALLVVGGLITAYIALDHVTPNGGVINGLQHIFDVAPGHFKMILDKSHPEYMNLPGIAVLVGGLWVANLYYWGFNQYIIQRTLAAKSLKESQKGIVFAAFLKMIVPILVVIPGIVAYVMYQGGNGTAVIDGVKEAFVGADGNIMNDNAYPWLIKTFIPSGIKGLVVAALAAAIVSSLASMLNSTATIFTMDIYKQNINKNASQKQLVNVGRISAAVALVIALFVAPALGNINQMFQYIQEYTGLVSPGILAVFMMGLFYKRATNKGAIWGILLSAVIAFYFKVGPNGWMADSSISSLFVILPWMHQMMITWIVSMIIIAVISYFDNKGVVSERAIITNSNTFKTDTTFNLASYTIIIMLVVLYALFW
- a CDS encoding TlpA family protein disulfide reductase, with the protein product MSCNSCQTKQQNQTYFGGYLVNSKDSLVILYLNDKAVDSVVLDKDKTFSFSIDTNTEKLYHFAIDQEYHYVYLEPGDSLTVFANLLDFKKTMSFSGKDAIVNTYITSQLEENESFREVFKKFHRMSPKDFKQKTDSVRRVKEQEYVDFLKANPTLSEKAKAITQVSTMSLVNKEIELYPFMHQRKMNECVVNKLPKDFYDYRSDIDFNNTFLAYFRPYYSYMVMFINNLSFTTYRKNSKQHDLSEDINKVPDFHINKLGIIDSIFGSGDLRDALFRNAAYAFLFHIQDETSSRNYVNLYDGFNQESKHREELNQVFANTFALQKGNFPPDFDLVTPDKKTVCFKDTPRPIINLYYLWSVNQSYQSSVIQGRIHQLMKRFPSVRFVGIDASKNEALWLKRVSEWDLKNTEQLHVTNFQDFSEKYLINDLNRCFILDEKGKIISVFENIFSANLEKILSERISAYKRNSRL